ATTCATTGCGAAATTCAACGATTCAGGGAGCTTCTTTTTTGGTTCTATGTCCGTTTCTTCTTCTCTCGCCCTCAACACGACCGTAGTAACCTGATCGCCGTCCTCGTCTATCCAACCGGGTACATCGATCTCCTCTTGTTGCAGTTGGATCGGCTGTGCCAACTCGGTATCCTTGGACTTGGTCTGTTCCACGGTGATAGCTCCACTACCCTTGTTACAGACGCTTATTTCGATGTCCTGGGCCCCTTTCCATGCGGAAGACCCCCTAGCCCTCTTTTGAGCTTCCTGGGCCACTCCCGTGTGGTGTACGAGCAACACGGAGCAATCGAACTCCCTCATCAGCCTCGAACAGGCATCCAGCATCGTCTTTGCGTCCTGGGCGGAATTCTCATCGCCCTGAAGGAATCTATGTAGCGTATCTATCACGATCAGGGATACCGGCATTCCAGTTTTGGAGATGTTTTCCACCGTCCGCCGATATCCCTCTGCGGTGTTGAGGTCGCAGCCGTCCCGACTAACCCATAAAGATAGCGTCTTGGGAGCTACTCCGAAGTAGGATAGCCAGCCGGCTATCCTCGCCTTGAGGCCGTAATGCCCTTCTCCTGCCAGATAGATCACCCCTCCATGTCTGACCCTGTTGTCTTGCCAATCATCTATGTCGGAGGCTATACGGAGAGCCATGTCGATGGCCACGAAGGTCTTTCCCGATCCGGAGGGACCGAACATCATCATGCAGGCGTTGGCCTGTACCCATCCCTTTATGAGCCATTTGATGGGAGCTGGCTTCTTTACGAACTCGGAAACGGGAATCAGCCAATCGGGCTTATCCGTTCCCTCGAGGAGCTCTTTCAGATCATGACCGGCCATGTGGTAATCGTTGGCATCCCCGAGTTCCGGAGGGATAATTACCGTCGCTCCCGATCTATCTGCCGCCTCTTTTGCGCATTTTTGCCCCGTCCCGGATTCGTCGTTGTCTCCGACAATCACCAGGGGGTTATTCGGATATGTCTGTCGGATCGACTGAGCTACTGGGATGAGGTTATTGGCGTTATACCCTATGATTACCGAGGCTCCGGTCACCTCGTGGATCGTGGCCGCCGTGGCGTAGCCCTCGGCCATGTAGATTTTGGAACCTTCGCCGGGGATCATGAAGAAGCATCCTGAAACCTTGCCCCCCGGGTGGAACTGTTTGTTACCCTCTTTGTCAATGTACTGGAGAGAGACCATCTCGCCTGTGGAGTCGTAAACAGGGATGATCAAACGCCTATCCCCGTTCGTCATTTTCAAGCCGTGGTTCTTGACTCCCTTTCTGATCAAATAAGGGTGATTCTCGGTCGCATCGGAGGCACCTTCCCAAATCTTTTTGACCGTAGCCGCCGCCATAGCTTGAGACCTAGCAAGCTCCGCCTCTCTGATCTCTCTGGCTTTCCGGATGTTCTCTCTTATCGTTTGTTCTTCTTCAGGGGAGAGTTCACGAGATATTTCGGCTCTCCATGTATAGCTATATTCTTCTTTCCAATCACCGAAAGCTCCCGCAGGAACTCCGTCTCCAAACAAGATGTACCATCCGCTTTTATCGTGTTTTTTGCCTGATCCAGTATGGAATCGGTTGATCTTGCCGTTCATCCTCACATCGGAAGGCGACGTAAGCCCCGCCCGTTCTACAGCTTGCCTGAATTGCTGCTCCGGAGGGTCGTTGTTGGTTCTCACCGGCTGCTGGAATGGGATAACGGCCACGCTCGCACCTCCTTCGCTCGGATCTCGGCCTCTTGAATGGCCTCGTCCATTCCTCGACAGACGACGGCTTTATGTCCAGATTCGTTGAGGTATTCGAGCCAGTCTTTCTGTTCTGGGCTCAGGACACCTCCCTTCCTCCGCTTCATCTCTATCCAGAAAGCCCACTCGGGAATACATAGATCCGGCACTCCCTTCGAGACTCCTTCGGCTTTCAATCTCCCCGCCGTGGCCTTCCCTCTCGCTCCTCCGTTAGGCACCGCGAAGATTCGTACCGACGGAAATCTTCTCCGGAACCACTGGACGAAGTAACGCTGTTCGTCATGCTCCGACGGGATCACTCCAGGATCTTTCGACAACCCGGTCGTACTTGCCGTCTTTCTTGTAGCGTATAAACCTTGGCGGGGTGGCATTCCCCATCACCTCCGCTAATTGTTCGATGTCCCAGGCCTGGGATATATCCGCCCCCGCCTGCTTTGCTATGCTTTGCAGGGTCCTGTTGGCCCGATGTCCTGCATATCCGCCGTGTAGGACGGTAAGATATTCGTCGATCTTGCTTATATAGAGAGGCCCGTAGTATCTCGCCTTCAAAGTCTCTATTCCCGACTTGGCCATGTGGACCGACCATTCCCAGTCTTCTATCTGAAGCTCCTGCGGTTCTATCCCCATGATGTCGTCTCCGTGTAGACTGACGGGGGGGGTCTTGATCTCCGGAAACGGAGCCCCGCAAGCTGGGCATATCTTTGCCGACAGATGGCAGAATTCCTGGCATTGCTCGCAGACTTTCACCGGAGCCTCTCCCGTTCCATCGCCCTTCCGTCTCGGCGGTGCGACGCTCGTTATCGGTCCATGGGAGGATACGACCCCGGCGAAGTCCAGTACCAGACAGTCACCGCCTTGAGGTTTTACCCTCATGCCCCTCCCTGCCATCTGGATATAAAGAGAGGGGCTTTTGGTCGGGCGGCACATGGCCAGAAGATCGATGCCCGGATGGTCGAAACCGGTGGTCAGTACCGAGTTATTGGTGACCGCCCTTATCTCTCCGGCCTTGAACCTTTGCAAAATGATCGCCCGCTCGTCCTTTGGCGTGTTGCCCAGGATCGTTTCTGCGGTAACTCCGGCGGATCTCAACTCGTCTCTCATCGCTATGGCGTGATCCACTCCGGTGCAGAAAAAAAGCCATGACTTCCTATCCCGACCCCATTTCAGGACTTCCTGGACGATGTAGCCGTTGTCCGTTTCGTTGTTCACCGCTTTTTGCAGCTCCGATTCCACGTATTCGCCGCCTCGTGTGGCAACCCCTGCGGTCGAGAGGAGCGTATGGGTCAGTTTCGATCTGAGAGGGGCAAGGTGTCCTTGATTTATCAATTCCTCGATGGTTACAGGTTCTATGAGTGTGGAAAAGAGAGCCGGTTCGTCGGTAATGAGACCGTGTCCAAGCCGGTAAGGCGTCGCCGTAAGACCGATCACTCGCAGGCTGGGGTTGCTCTGGGTCAGGTCCTCTATGAGGCGGCGGTATCCCCCTTCCTTCTTGTGGGAGATGAGGTGGCACTCGTCGACGATAACCATGTCGATATGTCCAAGCTGCTCCGCCTTGTTTCTGACCGACTGTATCCCTGCAACGGTGATGGATCGCCCCAGGTCTCTTTTGCCGAGCCCGGCCGAGTAGACCCCTAGTGGAGCCTCCGGCCAGGCGTTGAATATCTTGTCCGCGTCCTGCTCCAGGAGTTCTTTGACGTGGCTGAGTATGAGGATTCGAGTCTCCGGCCAGCCCTGCAAAGCATCGAGGCAAAGACCGGCTATGACGTGGCTTTTACCCGAGCCTGTAGGCATTACTACGCAGGGATTACCGTCGTTCGCTCTCATCCATTCGTACAGCAGGTCAAGAGCTCTCTGCTGGTAATCTCTTAGAATGGCACGTCCACCTCCTCTATAGTCTGACTACCTTCCGCTATGCCTAGGAGTTCCTTGGAGCTGTAGACGTTGGCGTCCGGTTCGCCTACCGCATATTTGACGCCGTTGATAATGTAGTTTGCGCATAGTCCGTCCTCCGATCCGCCGAGCCATTCCCAAGGAACCAGATCCGGGTGGATCACGTGATAGGCGCACCCCTCTCTCTGGACATCAAGAGGGATCTCGCAATTCCCGCCTCTAGCGCAGGTCCACGTACCTTCCGGCGTCGGCGTAACGTGGGCACAGGTCCGACAGTTGACTTCCTTCGTCGTCTTGGAGCCAAAGCAAAAATCGTGGCAGGGACAGAATCGGCACTGGTACCACGATGGATCTGTGGACAAAGGTTCTGGCATCCGTTCCACCAAGGCGATTCTGTGTCCTCTGTCGACTAACATCTGAGCCGCCTGCTTGTCGTAATGGACCCGCTCGGTGTAGATCTCGTCGTTGTCCTTGCATACGGCGTAATACAGCCCTCTGTCGATCTTGGTCCCGTGCATGTAGAGCTGCATCTGACACCAATGCATCGGCTTGGCCGCCTGGAGGCCTTTCGATTGGAGCGTTTTGAAGCTCTTGGCCCCGTGGGTCTTGCACTCCAGGATATGGCGGCTCTTGAGGGCTTCCGGCACACCGGACTCGATGATTCCGTCGACTGAGCCGGAGACGTGAGATCCGAAGTCGACCCGACTTTGCTCTCCTCCGGTCGAGTGGATTTTAAGGCCGATGGATTCCAGGTCTTTCACTATGACCGCTTCCTCCATCTGTCCCCGTCTGAAGAGGCGGAGGATTCGCCCGGGGAACTGTTCGATTACCGCCCATCGGAACGAGAGCCAGAGGAACCGATCGCAGGGATGTCCCAGGAGGGACGCCCCCAGATGGGGGCGCGGCCCTTCCCGGTGTTCCTGATGGTATTCGTCGATCAGCTCTGCTATGGACGGTCCTTTGGGGATCTCCATGGTTTACGCTCTTACCCAGGGAGGCGTTACGTTGCCGGTTTCGCTAGGGGGCGGTGGCGTCGAAGCGGAGCGACTGAAGCCGTTAGCGACCGATCTGTTCGTCGGCTTGTTTGTCGGAGATCCCGTGGGGGAGCTTCCTACCGGCTTGTAGTCCTTGACCACGTTCTTGGGACCAAATTCCTTGTCGTTTTTGACCTTGACCTTGATCTCCACATCGGCCCCGATCATCTGATCGGTGTCCTGGATGGTGGTTTCTCCGATAGCGACAGCTATCTTTTTCATGGTCGCTATCCCGATGTCCACCGCCGTTTGACTGGGATTCTGTACGTTGATGATGTCGAAGACCATCCGGCCTTGATAAGACGGTCCGGTTATTTGAAGGGATACGTTGAGATATTTGCCAGTACCAGCCTTGGTATCTTTGACTTCGACTTTTGTGATTTTCGCGTTGTATGTCCCTGCTGGGATCGGGTCATAGTTGTCGATTTCTTCCAGCTTGACCGCCGATATCGCTCTGGTTGTTTCAGGGGCTAAGAGTGCCATGATTTATACCTCCTTGATTTCTATAGATGGCTTCCCGGGCGTCGCTACAATCGCCTGAGCCAATACGTTGGTTACCTCGGGGCTTGCCTTATCCCATTCCCTCTTGTTGATATCCGGTTTCCATCGGAACAGCGTCGAAAGGTAGTCGAATAATCCCGCTTCCTGTGCGACCTTCTGGAGGGCATCGCCGTCCACTCGTCTGTTGATCTTGCCCTTCACCTTGATCGCAAATCGCCCCGCCTCCATGGAATGAGTTCCTTCAAAGTGTGAGCTGAGACCGGAAAGATCCCATATCTTCTGCTCGAGCTCATCCTTCCTTTGTTTGGCCTCTGCCATGTACGCCTTGATCTTCTCTATCTCCTCGGCCATAGATTCCAGAGTCTCGCCGTCGCCTCTCCAGTTCATTTCAATTGCCTCCGATCTTCTTGATGATTGCCCCAAGATCTGGGACTTCCCAGGGATCTAACCGACCGGATCGGTCTTTTGCCGTCCAGAGTCCGTCCGGCTCGCACATCAGGGCTCTTTGGGATACTCCATCGGCGTCTTTCTCCACCCGTAGGGCGAGGACTTCGTCGAAGAAGTACGGAAGCTGCTGACCGGTCTTGTTACCGGGCATCGAAGGGTAATACATGATGCGTCCCATCTCATCCTGGGCCTTCTCCATCTTTGCGGAGAAGTAGACGTGTTTCCCCGAGATATCCCGAAAGGCCCGAATCAGGTCGGTCATCTGGTCTTGCATGGCCCCGTAGGCTTGCCTCGGATCTTTGGCCGTTTTTTTCTCTGCCGATAGGACGACTTCGGCTATTTCCGATATGGAGTCCAGGGCGACCGAGGTAAATGTCTTGGCCTCGTCCGAACCTGTTACCCACTGGTAGGCATCACCCAGGTCTCCCATATTGGAGATCTCTATATATGGGATCTCCGTCCCCTGAAGAGATAAAAGGCCACCTTCCGCCGACAGGATGATCGGGTTAGGCAGTGTCTTGATAAGGGAGGTTTTCCCCGCTCCGGCGGCACCGTAGACCAGAACTTTTACTCCGTTGGCGCTTAAACTACTGGTGCTTTTCAGGCTTATCGCCATTACGACACCTCCTCCATGCATTCGTCTACGAGGTCCATGTCGTAGGCGTCCGATACCGAGATTTTCTCGCCGTTTAGGAAGGCACAGTGGAACGTCGCCTCTTCCAGAGGAATGTCCGGTATAGTCCTGCCCCGGGTTGAAAAGAGTTCGTCCAGCTGATCCACGGCAACGAAGACTTTTCCAGGCTCTTTGATGGACGCAACTCTGGCGTCTTCTATCTGAGCTACGACTTGGCTGTAGTGCAGTGTCCGTTCCTGCGTCTTGTATATGCTCGCGGCCCTTTGTTTTTCCGTCTTGGCTCCTTCGGCTCTGAGAGTCGCTTTCTCCAAGGCCGTCTGAGCTTTGGAGTAGGCTTCGTCTTTGTAGTCCAGAGGGAGCCCCTCCTCGGCAAAAACGTGTCCCTGCCCTTCATCGTCGAAGACCGCATCTACTGCCGTCGGTTGGTTGGGTACCGGCACCAATTTCATATTCGGGTTGTCGTCTGCAAAGGACGCCATTTGTCTGCCTCCATTCCTCTGTCCATCTCCTCGTAGATATGGGATTCCCGTCTTTCGTCTCTGTCTATTTCATTCGCCATGTCCCTGTAGTAGTCGTAGGAGCTGTCATAGTTCCGTGGATCGAGGTACATACTCACCGGCTCCTTTGTGTTAAAATGAGGTTCTGGTGCATCTTGCTTTGTCCCTCGCTCTCGGCGGCTACCGAAGCGGGGGATTTTTTGTATTCGTCGATCAACCTCAACCGGTTCGTCTCGCCCCTTCTGGCAGACTCACGCTTCATTTCGTATGGCAAAAAACAAAGGTCTTCGAGCTCTTTGAGCTTCATGCTTCCCCAGGTTCCGTTCATCTCCTTACCTCCCGGTACAGCCTCACCACCTGCCCCGGTGGCAGGACTTCTTTGATGGGGACCATTAGCCTGTTCATGTCGATCTCGTACCACCTAGGACCGAATAGACGCCGCCTTATCACTCTGGCGAGTTTACTTACCCACCACATCGGCTGTCTCCGCTATGGCTTGTAGAGATATCAGATCTCGTCTAGGGTCCCGCCGGTTTCCGTCCGCCAACGCCTCGCAAAGCTCCAAGATGGCTTCGTCCTTGCCTACGAGGCTACCGTTTTTGATAAGGACCTGCCCTGCACTCGTCTCAAATACCGCCGTTCCGCTTGCCTCGAATGCGCGCTTTGCCCTTTCTGTCTCTGTCATCATTACCTGAACCTCCTTCGTGATATGGTTGTCG
This sequence is a window from Dethiosulfovibrio faecalis. Protein-coding genes within it:
- a CDS encoding AAA family ATPase; translation: MAVIPFQQPVRTNNDPPEQQFRQAVERAGLTSPSDVRMNGKINRFHTGSGKKHDKSGWYILFGDGVPAGAFGDWKEEYSYTWRAEISRELSPEEEQTIRENIRKAREIREAELARSQAMAAATVKKIWEGASDATENHPYLIRKGVKNHGLKMTNGDRRLIIPVYDSTGEMVSLQYIDKEGNKQFHPGGKVSGCFFMIPGEGSKIYMAEGYATAATIHEVTGASVIIGYNANNLIPVAQSIRQTYPNNPLVIVGDNDESGTGQKCAKEAADRSGATVIIPPELGDANDYHMAGHDLKELLEGTDKPDWLIPVSEFVKKPAPIKWLIKGWVQANACMMMFGPSGSGKTFVAIDMALRIASDIDDWQDNRVRHGGVIYLAGEGHYGLKARIAGWLSYFGVAPKTLSLWVSRDGCDLNTAEGYRRTVENISKTGMPVSLIVIDTLHRFLQGDENSAQDAKTMLDACSRLMREFDCSVLLVHHTGVAQEAQKRARGSSAWKGAQDIEISVCNKGSGAITVEQTKSKDTELAQPIQLQQEEIDVPGWIDEDGDQVTTVVLRAREEETDIEPKKKLPESLNFAMNTYREAAYKKGRLTSKGFSGVHLEEWREVYYERSPQDNSTAKRQAFSRGRDGLVKKGILIASNDFYRPTDEIEVSTIVLYLKENRGQI
- a CDS encoding DUF7173 family protein; this translates as MNWRGDGETLESMAEEIEKIKAYMAEAKQRKDELEQKIWDLSGLSSHFEGTHSMEAGRFAIKVKGKINRRVDGDALQKVAQEAGLFDYLSTLFRWKPDINKREWDKASPEVTNVLAQAIVATPGKPSIEIKEV
- a CDS encoding DEAD/DEAH box helicase, producing MLRDYQQRALDLLYEWMRANDGNPCVVMPTGSGKSHVIAGLCLDALQGWPETRILILSHVKELLEQDADKIFNAWPEAPLGVYSAGLGKRDLGRSITVAGIQSVRNKAEQLGHIDMVIVDECHLISHKKEGGYRRLIEDLTQSNPSLRVIGLTATPYRLGHGLITDEPALFSTLIEPVTIEELINQGHLAPLRSKLTHTLLSTAGVATRGGEYVESELQKAVNNETDNGYIVQEVLKWGRDRKSWLFFCTGVDHAIAMRDELRSAGVTAETILGNTPKDERAIILQRFKAGEIRAVTNNSVLTTGFDHPGIDLLAMCRPTKSPSLYIQMAGRGMRVKPQGGDCLVLDFAGVVSSHGPITSVAPPRRKGDGTGEAPVKVCEQCQEFCHLSAKICPACGAPFPEIKTPPVSLHGDDIMGIEPQELQIEDWEWSVHMAKSGIETLKARYYGPLYISKIDEYLTVLHGGYAGHRANRTLQSIAKQAGADISQAWDIEQLAEVMGNATPPRFIRYKKDGKYDRVVERSWSDPVGA
- a CDS encoding ATP-binding protein, giving the protein MAISLKSTSSLSANGVKVLVYGAAGAGKTSLIKTLPNPIILSAEGGLLSLQGTEIPYIEISNMGDLGDAYQWVTGSDEAKTFTSVALDSISEIAEVVLSAEKKTAKDPRQAYGAMQDQMTDLIRAFRDISGKHVYFSAKMEKAQDEMGRIMYYPSMPGNKTGQQLPYFFDEVLALRVEKDADGVSQRALMCEPDGLWTAKDRSGRLDPWEVPDLGAIIKKIGGN
- a CDS encoding VRR-NUC domain-containing protein — protein: MIPSEHDEQRYFVQWFRRRFPSVRIFAVPNGGARGKATAGRLKAEGVSKGVPDLCIPEWAFWIEMKRRKGGVLSPEQKDWLEYLNESGHKAVVCRGMDEAIQEAEIRAKEVRAWPLSHSSSR
- a CDS encoding DUF669 domain-containing protein, whose product is MALLAPETTRAISAVKLEEIDNYDPIPAGTYNAKITKVEVKDTKAGTGKYLNVSLQITGPSYQGRMVFDIINVQNPSQTAVDIGIATMKKIAVAIGETTIQDTDQMIGADVEIKVKVKNDKEFGPKNVVKDYKPVGSSPTGSPTNKPTNRSVANGFSRSASTPPPPSETGNVTPPWVRA